One genomic segment of Bacillota bacterium includes these proteins:
- a CDS encoding UDP-N-acetylmuramoyl-L-alanyl-D-glutamate--2,6-diaminopimelate ligase: MRLSEALALCDVREILGDASAEVTGVAYDSRRVRPGDLFVAVPGFRTNGHLYVQEAVARGASAVLAEQPVAAGGRPVALVADSRRALAWVAAQFYGHPSKTLRVVGVTGTNGKTTTTFLVHGILSRRLGTGLIGTVTNVVGARRLPVEHTTPESPDLQRMLRDMVEAGDRAVAMEVSSHALSLHRVETVEFDVGVFTNLSQDHLDFHGDLEHYIEAKALLFRALGQSYWGAPKEGPKGAVLNADDPVSGRMAEVTRVPVLRYGLKATADLRGRVLAMESGSTRVAVEGLFGRAELRLPLPGRFNVYNALAALGATCLLGVPLEEAVAALAEAPAVPGRFERIEGPQPFTVVVDYAHTPDGLENVLRTARELARGRVIVVFGAGGDRDRGKRPQMGAVAARWADLVVLTSDNPRSEEPEAILDEIEQGLAGTGAAYLRRADRRQAIREAIAAAAPGDLVLIAGKGHETYQIFRDRTIHFDDREEARAALADLGFAVAGPRGDHP, from the coding sequence TTGCGACTTTCGGAAGCGCTGGCCCTCTGCGACGTGCGTGAGATCCTCGGGGACGCCTCGGCCGAGGTGACGGGCGTCGCCTACGACTCGCGACGCGTCCGTCCCGGCGACCTCTTCGTGGCCGTCCCCGGCTTCCGGACCAACGGCCACCTGTACGTCCAGGAGGCGGTGGCACGCGGGGCGAGCGCGGTGCTGGCCGAGCAGCCGGTGGCCGCCGGCGGCCGCCCCGTCGCCCTGGTGGCCGACAGCCGCCGCGCCCTGGCCTGGGTGGCCGCCCAGTTCTACGGCCATCCCTCCAAGACGTTGCGTGTGGTGGGCGTGACGGGGACCAACGGCAAGACCACCACCACCTTCCTCGTCCACGGGATCCTCTCGCGGCGCCTGGGCACCGGACTGATCGGCACCGTCACCAACGTGGTCGGCGCCCGGCGCCTTCCGGTGGAGCACACCACCCCGGAGAGCCCGGACCTGCAGCGGATGCTGCGCGACATGGTGGAGGCGGGCGACCGGGCGGTGGCCATGGAGGTCTCCTCCCACGCCCTCAGCCTCCACCGCGTGGAGACCGTGGAGTTCGACGTCGGCGTCTTCACCAACCTCTCCCAGGACCACCTGGACTTCCACGGCGACCTGGAACACTACATCGAGGCCAAGGCGCTCCTCTTCCGCGCCCTGGGGCAGAGCTACTGGGGAGCGCCCAAGGAGGGGCCCAAGGGGGCGGTGCTCAACGCCGACGACCCGGTCAGCGGGCGCATGGCGGAGGTGACCCGGGTGCCGGTCCTGCGCTACGGCCTGAAAGCGACGGCCGACCTGAGGGGCCGGGTGCTGGCCATGGAGAGCGGCTCGACGCGCGTCGCCGTGGAGGGTCTCTTCGGGCGGGCCGAGCTGCGGCTGCCGCTTCCCGGCCGCTTCAACGTCTACAACGCCCTGGCGGCGCTGGGGGCGACCTGCCTTCTCGGCGTCCCGCTGGAGGAAGCCGTGGCGGCGCTGGCGGAGGCGCCGGCGGTGCCCGGACGCTTCGAGCGCATCGAGGGGCCGCAGCCCTTCACCGTGGTGGTCGACTACGCGCACACCCCCGACGGGCTGGAAAACGTCCTGCGGACGGCGCGCGAGCTGGCCCGGGGTCGCGTCATCGTCGTCTTCGGCGCCGGCGGCGACCGGGACCGCGGCAAGCGCCCGCAGATGGGCGCCGTCGCCGCCCGCTGGGCGGACCTGGTGGTGCTCACCTCCGACAACCCGCGCAGCGAGGAGCCGGAGGCCATCCTGGACGAGATCGAGCAGGGCCTGGCCGGCACCGGCGCCGCCTACCTGCGCCGGGCCGACCGCCGCCAGGCCATCCGCGAGGCCATCGCCGCCGCCGCCCCCGGCGACCTGGTGCTCATCGCAGGCAAGGGGCACGAGACCTACCAGATCTTCCGCGACCGGACGATCCACTTCGACGACCGGGAGGAGGCCCGGGCGGCCTTGGCCGACCTGGGCTTCGCCGTGGCCGGGCCGCGGGGCGACCACCCGTGA
- the ftsW gene encoding putative lipid II flippase FtsW: MRGRQPPVDFGILVPVLLLLAIGLVMVLSASAPEALVTYGDAYYFFKRQLVWALLGGAGMAVAARIDYPRWRRWAAPLMSATLLALVLVLVPGVGIESHGARRWLGFSSLSLQPSEMAKMTAVVFFAHLLARTPRGAKDVVRGLLPVVAGVAVLGALIMMEPDLGTAVTIAGTAFALLVVAGIYASHALAAGVAAVPLLAYLIFGEGYRRQRFLAFLDPQADPLGAGYHITQGLYALGEGSLFGSGLGNGLQKYFYVPERHTDFIFTILADELGFVGSLAVILLFAVLAWRGFRVALHAPDRFGALLAAGVTAAILVQAVVNIGVVGSVLPITGIPLPFVSFGGSSLVFSLSSVGILLNVSRYARL; encoded by the coding sequence ATGCGCGGGCGGCAGCCGCCGGTCGACTTCGGGATCCTGGTGCCGGTCCTGCTGCTCCTGGCCATCGGCCTGGTGATGGTGCTGAGCGCCAGCGCCCCCGAGGCGCTGGTCACCTACGGCGACGCCTACTACTTCTTCAAGCGGCAGCTGGTCTGGGCCCTCCTGGGCGGCGCGGGCATGGCGGTGGCGGCGCGGATCGACTACCCCCGATGGCGGCGCTGGGCGGCGCCGCTCATGAGCGCCACCCTGCTCGCCCTGGTGCTGGTGCTGGTGCCCGGCGTGGGCATCGAGTCGCACGGCGCGCGCCGCTGGCTGGGCTTCTCCAGTCTCAGCTTGCAGCCGTCCGAGATGGCCAAGATGACGGCCGTCGTCTTCTTCGCCCACCTCCTCGCGCGCACGCCGCGCGGGGCGAAGGACGTGGTGCGCGGCCTGCTGCCGGTGGTGGCGGGCGTCGCGGTGCTGGGCGCGCTGATCATGATGGAGCCGGACCTGGGGACGGCGGTCACCATCGCCGGCACCGCCTTCGCGCTGCTGGTGGTGGCGGGGATCTACGCCTCGCACGCGCTGGCGGCCGGGGTGGCGGCCGTGCCGCTCCTGGCCTATCTGATCTTCGGCGAGGGCTACCGGCGGCAGCGCTTCCTCGCCTTTCTCGATCCCCAGGCCGACCCGCTGGGGGCGGGCTACCACATCACCCAGGGCCTCTACGCCCTGGGCGAGGGCTCGCTCTTCGGCAGCGGGCTGGGGAACGGCCTGCAGAAGTACTTCTACGTGCCGGAGCGGCACACCGACTTCATCTTCACCATCCTGGCCGACGAGCTCGGCTTCGTCGGCTCGCTGGCCGTCATCCTCCTCTTCGCCGTCCTGGCCTGGCGCGGCTTCCGCGTGGCGCTGCACGCGCCGGACCGCTTCGGGGCGCTGCTGGCGGCGGGGGTGACGGCGGCCATCCTGGTCCAGGCGGTGGTCAACATCGGCGTGGTCGGCTCGGTCCTGCCCATCACCGGCATCCCGCTGCCCTTCGTCAGCTTCGGCGGCTCCAGCCTCGTCTTCTCGCTCAGCTCGGTGGGGATCCTGCTCAATGTCTCGCGCTACGCCAGGCTCTGA
- a CDS encoding PASTA domain-containing protein, which produces MRGRTVGPEGRRRLSAILFAALTALLLLAVRVGYLQLVRGPQLARQAQEIRTHDLPVAPRRGSIVDSHGEPLAVDITSQTVVANPAEIRDPAGEARRLAPVLGLPESVVQQLLSTRTEYQYVKRKVDAKTAQAVRELNLPGIYLTQESQRYYPDGTLAANVLGFTGIDNQGLDGVEAVYNKDLEGKPGAIRLQFDARSQPLPQAGARYQPPVDGLSLELTIDRTIQAIVEQEIERVFQRLHPLGAWALVMDPNDGSILAMAQRPTFDPNHWQSLTNQQLQQLSRDLLIDNTYPPGSVFKPVTAAIAIQNGKVTPQTPFYDPGSFRLLGQTISNWNGAGRGATNFAEGFQDSANVVFAQTGLKIGKPLFYQYLQKFGFTRTTGVDLPGEAVSILPPESRATDLDLALMAFGQTLTVTPIAMARAIAAIANGGHLVTPHVAKALLSPSGRVVKRFDWKPAGQVISAQTAATVRALMERVVQAGTGVEAQIPGYRIGGKTGTSQKVIGGRVVPGKNIASFIGLVPIDRPRLLIYVMVDEPQGVPYGGQVAAPVFHDIAVRVLNYLQIPPDTSPQNGVAPGGTEQETVVPNLVNLDRKTAEGIAQESGVALRFLGTGPLVLRQLPAKGAVVTRGSTVFAYTDPAPGSPAAAGKVTVPDLQGRLLGDAADLLAAVGLRMEAQGDGVVTDQQPAPGSLVDPGTVVRLRLTQPQEPGATGPP; this is translated from the coding sequence GTGAGGGGGAGGACGGTGGGGCCCGAAGGAAGGCGCCGGCTGAGCGCGATCCTCTTCGCCGCGCTGACGGCCCTGTTGCTGCTGGCCGTCCGGGTCGGCTACCTGCAGCTCGTGCGCGGTCCCCAGCTGGCCAGGCAGGCGCAGGAGATCCGCACCCACGACCTGCCCGTGGCGCCCAGGCGAGGTTCGATCGTCGACTCGCACGGCGAGCCGCTGGCGGTGGACATCACCAGCCAGACGGTGGTAGCCAACCCGGCGGAGATCCGCGACCCCGCCGGCGAGGCGCGCCGGCTGGCGCCCGTCCTGGGGCTGCCGGAATCGGTGGTGCAGCAGCTCCTCTCGACCCGGACGGAATACCAGTACGTTAAGCGGAAAGTGGACGCCAAGACCGCCCAGGCGGTGCGGGAGCTCAACCTGCCTGGCATCTACCTGACGCAGGAGAGCCAGCGCTACTACCCGGACGGCACGCTGGCGGCCAACGTGCTGGGCTTCACCGGCATCGACAACCAGGGGCTGGACGGCGTCGAGGCCGTCTACAACAAGGATCTCGAGGGGAAGCCAGGCGCCATCCGCCTCCAGTTCGACGCCCGCTCGCAGCCGCTTCCCCAGGCGGGCGCCCGCTACCAGCCGCCGGTGGACGGCCTCAGCCTGGAGCTGACCATCGATCGGACCATCCAGGCCATCGTCGAACAGGAGATCGAGCGCGTCTTCCAGCGCCTCCACCCGCTGGGAGCCTGGGCGCTGGTGATGGACCCCAACGACGGCTCCATCCTGGCCATGGCGCAGCGGCCCACCTTCGACCCCAACCACTGGCAGTCGCTCACCAACCAGCAGTTGCAGCAGCTGAGCCGCGACCTGCTCATCGACAATACCTACCCGCCCGGCTCGGTCTTCAAGCCCGTCACCGCCGCCATCGCCATCCAGAACGGCAAGGTGACGCCCCAGACGCCCTTCTACGACCCGGGCAGCTTCCGCCTCCTGGGGCAGACCATCTCCAACTGGAACGGCGCCGGCCGGGGGGCGACCAACTTCGCCGAGGGCTTTCAGGACTCGGCCAACGTGGTCTTCGCCCAGACGGGGCTGAAGATCGGCAAGCCGCTCTTCTACCAGTACCTGCAGAAGTTCGGCTTCACCCGGACCACCGGCGTCGACCTGCCCGGCGAGGCGGTCAGCATCCTGCCCCCCGAGTCGCGCGCCACCGACCTGGACCTGGCGCTGATGGCCTTCGGCCAGACGCTGACGGTGACGCCCATCGCCATGGCGCGGGCCATCGCCGCCATCGCCAACGGCGGCCACCTGGTGACGCCGCACGTGGCCAAGGCGCTGCTCTCGCCCTCGGGTCGCGTGGTCAAGCGCTTCGACTGGAAGCCCGCCGGCCAGGTCATCTCCGCGCAGACGGCGGCCACGGTGCGGGCGCTCATGGAGCGCGTGGTGCAGGCCGGAACCGGCGTGGAGGCGCAGATCCCCGGCTACCGCATCGGCGGCAAGACGGGCACTTCGCAGAAAGTGATCGGCGGTCGCGTGGTGCCGGGCAAGAATATCGCCTCGTTCATCGGCCTGGTGCCCATTGATCGCCCCCGCCTTTTGATCTACGTAATGGTGGATGAGCCGCAGGGGGTCCCGTACGGCGGCCAGGTCGCGGCCCCGGTCTTCCACGACATCGCCGTCCGGGTGCTCAACTACCTGCAGATCCCGCCCGACACCAGCCCGCAGAACGGCGTCGCGCCGGGCGGGACCGAGCAGGAGACGGTGGTGCCCAACCTCGTCAACCTGGATCGCAAGACGGCCGAGGGGATCGCGCAGGAGAGCGGGGTCGCGCTGCGCTTCCTCGGTACGGGACCGCTGGTGCTGCGCCAGCTGCCCGCCAAGGGTGCCGTGGTGACGCGCGGCAGCACCGTCTTCGCCTACACCGACCCGGCTCCGGGCAGCCCCGCGGCCGCCGGGAAGGTGACGGTGCCCGACCTGCAAGGGCGCCTGCTGGGGGACGCCGCCGACCTGCTGGCCGCGGTGGGGCTGCGCATGGAGGCCCAGGGCGACGGCGTGGTCACGGACCAGCAGCCAGCGCCCGGCAGCCTGGTCGACCCGGGCACGGTGGTGCGGCTCCGGCTGACCCAGCCGCAGGAGCCCGGGGCGACGGGCCCGCCTTGA
- the murG gene encoding undecaprenyldiphospho-muramoylpentapeptide beta-N-acetylglucosaminyltransferase, giving the protein MLIAGGGTGGHIYPALAVARELERLGSERLGAAPEILYAGARGGMEERLAGEAGYRFLGVAAGGLVGKGPRELLRNGWRMAGGFLEALAHLRRERPELVLGTGGYAAAPWLLAALLLRLPVALQEQNAVPGKVNQWLAPWVREVYLGYPEAARHLRGRTVVTGNPVRAEVLEADRESARRRLDLPPRAPVVLCAMGSRGSATVNRLLVELVTGWARRPPGEPPAFLLLATGRAHHAAFVDGLSRAGVAAEGATHRVVPYLDEMPLALAAADLAVARAGAISLAELTARGLPAVLIPSPHVAYDHQRANARALARRGAALVLEEERLEAGLLRRSLEELLADRARLEAMALASRRLGRPAAAREVAERLLRLLP; this is encoded by the coding sequence ATCCTGATCGCGGGGGGCGGCACGGGCGGGCACATCTACCCGGCGCTGGCCGTGGCCCGTGAGCTGGAGCGGCTCGGGTCCGAGCGGCTGGGCGCGGCGCCGGAGATCCTCTACGCCGGCGCCCGCGGCGGCATGGAAGAGCGCCTGGCGGGCGAGGCCGGGTATCGCTTCCTGGGCGTGGCGGCGGGCGGTCTGGTGGGCAAGGGGCCGCGCGAGCTGCTGCGGAACGGCTGGCGCATGGCCGGCGGCTTCCTGGAGGCGCTGGCGCACCTTCGCCGTGAACGGCCGGAGCTGGTGCTGGGCACGGGCGGGTACGCGGCCGCGCCCTGGCTCCTCGCCGCCCTCCTCCTCCGCCTGCCGGTGGCGCTCCAGGAGCAGAACGCCGTGCCGGGAAAGGTGAACCAGTGGCTCGCCCCCTGGGTGCGCGAGGTCTACCTGGGCTACCCCGAGGCGGCCCGTCACCTGCGGGGCCGCACCGTGGTGACGGGCAACCCGGTGCGGGCGGAGGTGCTGGAGGCGGACCGCGAGTCGGCCCGCCGCCGCCTGGACCTGCCGCCGCGCGCACCGGTGGTCCTCTGCGCCATGGGCAGCCGCGGCTCGGCGACGGTCAACCGGCTCCTGGTGGAGCTGGTGACGGGCTGGGCGCGGCGGCCTCCGGGCGAGCCGCCGGCCTTTCTCCTGCTGGCCACGGGGCGTGCCCACCACGCCGCCTTCGTGGACGGGCTCTCCCGCGCGGGCGTGGCGGCGGAGGGAGCGACTCACCGCGTCGTCCCCTACCTGGACGAGATGCCGCTGGCCCTGGCCGCCGCCGACCTGGCCGTGGCCCGCGCCGGCGCCATCAGCCTGGCCGAGCTGACGGCGCGCGGGCTTCCGGCCGTGCTGATCCCCTCGCCCCACGTGGCCTACGATCACCAGCGGGCCAACGCCAGGGCGCTGGCCCGGAGGGGCGCCGCCCTGGTGCTGGAAGAGGAGCGGCTGGAGGCCGGCCTCCTGCGCCGGAGCCTGGAGGAGCTGCTGGCCGATCGCGCGCGCCTCGAGGCGATGGCGCTGGCCTCGCGACGCCTGGGCCGACCCGCCGCGGCCCGGGAGGTGGCGGAGCGGCTCCTCCGCCTCCTTCCCTGA
- a CDS encoding UDP-N-acetylmuramoyl-tripeptide--D-alanyl-D-alanine ligase has protein sequence MRYTAAELAALLPGSRLLGDAGALATGAAADSRELRPGDLFVALPGSRADGHDFLPQAWRAGATVALVRRDPGPLPPGRAAVQVTDSRQALEELARAHRRRWGGPVVAVTGSVGKTSTRDLVAAVLATRFHVLRAERNFNTEVGVPLTLLRLEPGHEAAVLELAMRGPGEIRTLARIAEPETGVVTRIAPVHLEFLGSMEAIARAKGELLEELPPSGRAVLSADDPWQAFMASLSRAPVLWYGRSPAAQVRCQEVEAGAERSRFLLRLPDGRSVRVELPHPGEHMVWDATAAAAVGLLFGLEPEEVAAGLARAELTGHRNRLLRAGAWTVLDDCYNSSPASLEAALAVLARAPGRRWAVLGDMLELGPEAERYHREAGERAGAYGLALLVAVGAWAETMAEAARRAGVPEAIAVADAGEAAALARERVRPGDTVLVKGSRALELERVVEALSHGA, from the coding sequence GTGAGGTACACCGCCGCCGAGCTGGCCGCGCTCCTTCCCGGCTCGCGCCTCCTGGGCGACGCCGGCGCCCTGGCCACGGGCGCCGCGGCGGACAGCCGCGAGCTGCGGCCCGGCGACCTCTTCGTCGCCCTGCCCGGCAGCCGGGCCGACGGCCACGACTTCCTGCCCCAGGCCTGGCGGGCGGGCGCCACGGTGGCGTTGGTCCGGCGCGATCCCGGCCCCCTGCCGCCGGGACGCGCGGCGGTCCAGGTGACGGACAGCCGCCAGGCGCTGGAAGAGCTGGCGCGGGCCCACCGCCGCCGCTGGGGCGGCCCGGTGGTGGCCGTCACCGGCAGCGTGGGCAAGACCAGCACGCGCGACCTGGTGGCGGCCGTCCTCGCCACCCGCTTTCACGTGCTGCGCGCCGAGCGGAATTTCAACACCGAGGTGGGCGTGCCGTTGACGCTCCTCCGTCTGGAACCCGGCCACGAGGCGGCCGTCCTGGAACTGGCCATGCGCGGGCCGGGGGAGATCCGCACCCTGGCCCGCATCGCCGAGCCGGAGACCGGGGTGGTGACGCGCATCGCCCCGGTCCACCTGGAGTTCCTGGGCTCCATGGAGGCCATCGCGCGGGCCAAGGGCGAGCTGCTGGAGGAGCTGCCGCCCTCGGGCCGGGCGGTCCTCTCGGCCGATGACCCCTGGCAGGCGTTCATGGCCTCCCTCAGCCGGGCGCCCGTGCTCTGGTACGGCCGCTCGCCGGCGGCCCAGGTCCGCTGCCAGGAGGTGGAGGCCGGCGCCGAGCGGAGCCGCTTCCTCCTCCGCCTGCCCGACGGCCGGAGCGTCCGGGTCGAGCTGCCCCACCCCGGCGAGCACATGGTCTGGGACGCCACAGCCGCCGCGGCCGTCGGCCTCCTCTTCGGGCTGGAGCCGGAGGAGGTGGCCGCCGGGCTGGCGAGGGCCGAGCTGACCGGGCACCGGAACCGCCTCCTGCGCGCGGGCGCCTGGACGGTCCTCGACGACTGCTACAACTCCAGCCCCGCCTCGCTGGAAGCCGCCCTGGCGGTCCTGGCGCGGGCTCCCGGGCGGCGCTGGGCCGTCCTGGGCGACATGCTGGAGCTGGGTCCCGAGGCGGAGCGCTACCATCGCGAGGCGGGCGAGCGGGCGGGGGCGTATGGACTGGCGCTCCTGGTGGCGGTGGGCGCCTGGGCGGAGACCATGGCCGAGGCGGCCCGGCGGGCGGGGGTGCCCGAGGCGATCGCGGTCGCCGACGCCGGGGAGGCGGCGGCGCTGGCGCGGGAGCGCGTCCGCCCCGGCGACACCGTGCTGGTCAAGGGCTCGCGGGCGCTGGAGCTGGAACGCGTCGTCGAGGCGCTCAGCCATGGCGCTTGA
- the mraY gene encoding phospho-N-acetylmuramoyl-pentapeptide-transferase: MALETWQAGWWAPLALAAGLGLAGTVAVVPLLLPLLRRRRVGQSIRPEGPAAHQAKAGTPTMGGLAFIAATVAATLLWGPFGSAVAAALLLFVGHGLLGWLDDELKVARRRSLGLPARYKLLGQTVLAALLVWTVEREGLGSWVQLPFVSARLDLGRLYPLLVWLIVLAASNAVNLTDGLDGLLSATTLPVAAAYAWIAVAAGQAGLAVSLAALFGGLLGFLVFNRHPARIFMGDTGSLAVGGLLAAAAVLTKTELYLPLIGGVYVLEALSVIVQVASFQLTGRRVLRMSPLHHHLELGGLSENEVVGRFMLLSLLGSALGLFALWLSGGW, translated from the coding sequence ATGGCGCTTGAGACCTGGCAGGCGGGCTGGTGGGCGCCGCTGGCGCTGGCGGCCGGGCTGGGGCTCGCGGGCACGGTGGCGGTGGTGCCGCTCCTCTTGCCGCTCCTGCGGCGGCGGCGCGTGGGCCAGTCCATCCGGCCGGAGGGGCCGGCCGCCCACCAGGCCAAGGCGGGGACGCCCACCATGGGCGGCCTGGCCTTCATCGCCGCCACGGTGGCGGCCACGCTGCTCTGGGGGCCCTTCGGCAGCGCCGTCGCCGCCGCCCTGCTCCTTTTCGTAGGCCACGGGCTCCTGGGCTGGCTGGACGACGAGTTGAAGGTGGCCCGCCGCCGATCGCTGGGGCTGCCGGCGCGCTACAAGCTGCTCGGCCAGACGGTGCTGGCCGCGCTTCTGGTCTGGACGGTGGAGCGCGAGGGGCTGGGCAGCTGGGTCCAGCTCCCCTTCGTCAGCGCGCGGCTCGACCTGGGGCGGCTCTACCCGCTGCTGGTCTGGCTGATCGTCCTGGCGGCCAGCAACGCCGTCAACCTGACCGACGGGCTCGACGGCCTGCTCAGCGCCACCACGCTGCCGGTGGCGGCCGCATATGCATGGATCGCCGTGGCCGCCGGCCAGGCCGGCTTGGCCGTCAGCCTGGCGGCGCTCTTCGGGGGGTTGCTGGGCTTCCTCGTCTTCAACCGGCATCCGGCGCGGATCTTCATGGGAGACACGGGCTCGCTGGCGGTGGGAGGCCTCCTGGCGGCGGCGGCGGTGCTGACCAAGACCGAGCTCTACCTGCCGCTGATCGGCGGGGTCTACGTGCTGGAGGCGCTCTCGGTGATCGTCCAGGTGGCCAGCTTCCAGCTGACGGGCCGGCGCGTCCTGCGCATGAGCCCGCTCCATCACCACCTGGAGCTGGGCGGCCTGAGCGAGAACGAGGTGGTGGGGCGCTTCATGCTGCTCTCCCTCTTGGGGAGCGCCCTGGGTCTCTTCGCCCTCTGGCTCTCGGGAGGCTGGTAG